In the genome of Impatiens glandulifera chromosome 6, dImpGla2.1, whole genome shotgun sequence, the window attaaaaaaattgtaaaatatgtaattacTCAAATGTATATGAACATATAATGATcaataaattcaatataaactGTATCTATATATCCGTTTCAAaattctaacaaaattctctctatacatattttttaaattaaatattttaattagaaatgaCAACCAATAAGGTTATCTATTCATTATTAGGAAAAAAAGAGTCGACCCGAGTTTTGGGTTGAAAACTACATAGACAAaaaatttcagtttttttgTTTACCTAAGCCGGCCTCAGTGATAACATATTACGTTTTATTTTCCATAAGACACAAAAAAAAACCTGACTCATCTTCAACTTACTTAAATTTAATGTCTCGGATGCTTATTACATTATGTTAAAACCACTTAATTAGTCtgtttttgtttatgttaattttaaatatcttgaagttaaaaatttattatttgtaaccATCTATTATCAacaatttatcattaaatactatagttaatattttaaaatgaacaaACTGATTGAACATATCCATAATAACATGAAAGTCACTTGATCATAGTAAAATATCCAAACAGTGTAAGAACAAGTGTTACAAAAAAAGAATCATTAATTATTCAAGAATCAAAAGAAAATCAAagtaaaaattgataaatttatgcCAAAGTTAAAATTTAACTAACATACCTAACTAACcatgtttatatattaattaacaaatatataccATTGAATTACGTTAAATAAAGTGAACCTTATATTTTagtagtttaatttaaattaatttatgatcaCATGCATGGGGTGAATTTAAATACATACGTGCATGCATGTGAATGTGTCCCCCATGGAAATACAAAATTCACAAATCTTAAGGAAATAACTTTTTAGAAACATGTGTTTCTTCTTCATTCCATGTTCATGACCGTTAAGTACTCCGAGATTCATTTATGTCTTGTTTGgttaaattaaaactataaaacTCATTTCTCAAAAAATATAGGTTTAATTAGCTAGTTATTTAAATAGGTTTGTTCCATTTGACTCATTAAAAGTTGtattattagataaaattatttaaaatgtattaatatatattttaataattgaaagtatatattttaatattttgattgttaATTAGATAATTTGAGTGATAAATAAGGagataattgaaaatattgtgtattattttaaatttattcatataattaactCGGGATTGAAGGACTAGCTAGGATTAAAGATTTAATTAGACTaacatgtatcccgtgcatttgcacaagtaataatataaaaaaccgtgaaaaaaatattacggtaaaatttttatgggcgggtcaacccataattcgactcaagtatccaaattaaccacagttctcgacccgacaatccggacactttaaaaattaagcattatatatatatatatatatattagttagttaaaaagttgaacttatatatattgttaaaatgtcacgcatttataaaattttgggttgaatttaaaatataaattgttattagtctagttggttaaaaggttgtactagttttgttaggttgcaagttcgaaccatacctgtaacatttttaattttaaccgtttatgggcgggtcaacccacaatccgacccaagtatccatttactctcacatatatccaaattaaccacagctctcgacccggcaatccggacactttaaaaattaagtatcattatatatatatagatttcatatttaaattatattttaataaaaaaaacatactcTTAACTATAAAAGTCTTTGTTACATATTGGAATCCAATGTTAGATCTAAAGTTAGttgatttacaaattaaaattcttgaaaaaactatacaaataagttaataaatcaTGCACGAAATGGATGATAATTAttgttgtaatttattttttattaatttgattgttttttttttttcagatacATCAGAACTTTGAAACAATGTGAAAGTAACGAAAAAATCAtcattttctaataataaaataataattctaataaaacttgataaaaaaaataacatgtaaGTACCGAATTacaagtaaaataataattgaacttATAAAAACAAAGCACAATTTACTAAACCCCATCACCATTCATGAAGAAGCAACTCCTTTCTTCTAGATCTATCTTATCACATTcccttttctttatttctttttctattgCCGACATCATAGATTATATCATAATGTTAACAaacaacttaaaatataaaacacaatcttattaatttgtatcacatatagaaaaaggaaaatacaatatttttattatataattcatcTAATCGCAATTTTTAGGACAATATTAGATGGATTCAtgatcataaaaattaattaattgagattaatataattaatgtaattttttaatgtatagatattttcttatatttattttaatgatgacaATATGTATCTAACCACGGTTTAAATTCCACTCCAAACTATTCGAAAGAGGATTTAATTTGTGCAATTTTTATCGCTActtaaattgtatttaattttgtgTCACCATGGATAGTGTATTATTCTCTAACAATTATTAACGAATGAAAATTTTCTTATTGCATtagttatttcattttcaattattattcaCTAATTAATTAGGATATTATTTGTGACATGTATTTAATCCATTAAGATAgttcaaaatgataaaattaattcttaagagattaaaactgagtgatttgatttttatttagaaagacGTCTTGAATTAAAGTGAAGATAATGGTTCAAGATAATactaacttataatattttttaaaaacatgtgGTCACAAGGGGTTAATCACGTAGTCCACAAACCCACTTAACaatttaatcaaacacataAATCTCATAATAATATCGTTATGAAATATACACGTAAGTCGAATACACTGTCATCATCGAAAATATGTTGATTTCTTTTGAGCTAGATCAACTagttaaaatgtcaaatttattattaaaatattatgattttatgattataaaagAAGTTATAAGTCTGATTTAAtgaattatgttttattttttaatctaatattatatgctttgaaagaaaaaacaaaaataatatttataatcatatattaagcaaatttaagttgaattagtcgtataatatataattaaatagttgagatttaatcataaaatatcacaaattatacataaaatctttatattattataaactaaaaagaaatgaaattaaGGTATCAcatgagttttaaaatttaagaaccAATTAACCTATGAATAAGAAAATTCACACAAAaatcttattataaatatataaaagttgtaTTTACACCTATTACaaataactagcatttagcccatgcatttgcacgagtaataatataaaaaaccgtgaaaaaaattgcggataacatttttaattttatttttaaccgttttaagtttatgggtgggtcaacccataatccgacccaagtatccatttactcaacatcattatatattagttagttaaaaagttgaacttatattaatattaaaacgtcccgcgtttagcaaatttggtgttgaatttaaaatataaagtcttagtagcctagttggttaaagagttgtacttgttttcttaggttacaagtttgaaacatacttctagcatttttaattttatttttaaccgaatttaaaggtgggtcaacccacaatccgaaccaaatatccaaattaaccacagttctcaacccggcaatccagacactttaaaaattaagcatcattatgtatatacataaattatccTAGGCTAAATTTACATCTACTACCATGTTATATcctatacaaaaaaaaatgatgatatcATCCTTCCCAACTTCATAATTTTGAATAACATGCTACTAGTTATtctaatcattatatatatgacttattaagaaaataataagtaaGGATGTCATCATTCTtcaaagtttttataaaaatattatatcgagaaataaataaagagataatatatatttagaactTATCTAGGCTGAAAAATATATACAACCTTAGCATGAGCAGCATTATGTAGAAAATATGACTCAAGCTCAATTATGTGTCTTATGTACATTGGTCCATTGGATAGCTACATTTTCTGTtttcgatatttttttttttaatttatttataggaCGGAAAAGCTATTGATATTTTTAGTATATCCAAAATATTCGCAAAATATTGAGAATATggattttttctatatattaaaaataatggtaatgtataataacaatattgaaattatattatcagGACAATAcccaatatttttaaatttttggtaTCATGATACATatccaaataatatatattacttataaataattaaattttattcaaatcaattgaaaatttttgcaaaattaacccgaattttaataaatttgaggCTAACCCTAAAATTATCTATTCTTTTTCACTATTCATAactttaaacatatttaatgttattttaattatattttaatttaaaaaattaaaatataattaaactttaatactATTCTTATGACAGAATAATCATGAGTGAATTAAGTGAATTTATGTAGGTGTTTGGGTGGACCaaaatcacttatttttttaCAGTACAAATATGATCTTacctatcaatttttttttaaatttaatatactaattttttatttaattaaaaaaaacttacctTTATCCACacttgttttattcataattttttcgttattttttaagtccactccaattttttttcaagcataacccattttgaattttgtggatctgttcttatatataatatcgATATCATACCAAAATTACTGCTACGatattttttcagattttttttttattattttaaagaattagATTGTTGCTCTGTATCATTGTTTCTCCGATGGCTTGTTTTctttgggttttaaaaaaaattcaatcaaaattaatttttaaataatcacttctcaacaattacatcactcatttcattaaccaaaatactaaaatatcttatattttaaattattattttttattttatttatatattaatattttttaactctttttatcaaaaaaataatcatcactttctcaaaatcatcacccattattatttattttctcccgAAACTCAAATTTCATCTAacaatcatttctctttctgTATCAAaactttttttcctttattatgaagaatgtaataaaaaaatgataacaactaaatacattaatttaaaGAGGCACAAGGTACCTTCTTATTATTGCAATAACTTCCCATTTCCTTTCTCTTACACAATTTCATTAACTTCCTCTCTCATCCCATCAATGGCGATTCATTAATCCAATCCATCTCTCTCCAAATGGATATTCCAATTCCACTTCAACTTCATCATCATCCTTTACATCATCTAAACAATCCAGACTCAGCTGAATCCTCACCAAGATCCCGTCCCGGCGACACCTGGCCAGACGAACCCTTACCTTCAATCCCCGGCGCAAAACTCCGCTTAATGTGTAGCTATGGCGGTCATATAATCCCTCGTCCACACGACAAATCTCTCTGCTACGTAGGCGGTGATACTCGCATGGTCGTCATCGATCGTAACTCCTTACTCTCATCCTTCTCCACTCGCCTTTCCAAAACCCTAATCAACGGCCGTTCCTTCACACTCAAATATCAACTCCCAAACGAAGACCTAGATTCCTTAATATCCGTCACTACTGATGAAGATCTAGAGAACATGATCGAAGAAAACGATCGAATCAATTCATCATCATCGAAACCCGCTCGACTCCGGTTATTTCTTTTCCCAAACAAACCGGAAACAGCAATCTCAATGGGATCACTTATTAACGATGCGAAATCCGAGAATTGGTTTGTTGATGCTTTGAATAATGCTGCTTTATCAAGAGGTGAATCAGAATCTGCTACTATGGATTGTTTAGTAGAAATCGATGATGCTGATATTGAAAACCAGAATGTGCAGTCAATTACAACAGATGCATCGTTTGATTCGAGTTCTTCTTCTCCATCTGTTGCGTATCTTAAACCTATTAAGGTTAGGATTGATCAGGAACAAATGATGATGGTGGGTATTGATGATCAGTTATCGAATTTGAATttagagaagaaagatgaggaATTGGTTGTTTTATCTGCTAATCCACCATTACCAACTCAAATTACTACAGTTACTGCGGCTGTTTCTAATGATTATGTGAATAGGGATAATGAGAGATTGTTGGATCATAGGAAACCGCCATTGCCACTGCAATTGGTGCAGAGGAAGAAGGGTTTAGCTTCTGATGTTCATCATAATTTGCCTTCTTCTGATTTTAGTTTGACATCTCCGGATTCAGTGGCAAGGTATGGAAATCTTTTTACTTATTTcaattttagtcatttttattaattcatgaaaaataaagtttgaccagtaaataatttcatttacccaatttttttttttaaaaaactcaataaTAAACCCAAATTTTTGTaactcattttattatttttttaattaattcatttattttatttgtatttaattaaatatgaaaaagtgaattacttttatatatatatatatatatatatataaaagtttatattatatatatatatacaaaagaaaatagagttattatttaattattattattattattttttatgttcaaaatcttaatattataaaaacataaattgatAGATGgtttaggccttgtttgtttcaagttatttaaataacttaaagggagaaaataatgattatgggtgatgattttgaaaaaattatgatgttttttttggtaaaaagacttaaaaggtatttttatatataaataaaataaataataataataatttaaaatagatggtattttaatattttgattaatgaattaattgatttgatgaatcagagatgttataattgattttattggattatttgaaaaacttaaataagaacaAGGCCTAAGATAAGAAATGATAGCCGAAATTaagttaaagagagaaaaaccataagtaataagaaaaaaaatatattttaaatttaaattattttggattaattgaattatttaaatatattatgaattaaactCAATATCCAATGTTTTTggattaatttcttaattttcaatttattttattatttaatatttaattataaaaaattattaataaattattaatgttataataaatttttttcatttagaatttgaattataaaaaaaaatggttgatTATGTGATGTagaaataagtaaaaattatattatattgagttgaaatttaatttaaggaaaagtaaattaaaaaataattttttatttaaataatttagataatttgaataatcctATTCTAATTCAATTGGAATTAATATTTAGGATTAATCAATCAAATGGTccctaatttaataaataaaacatttttgatTAAGTTTAGAACTCAAAATGtgcttatttaatatttaatataaatatattacgttttcttaattttattaaaactttttaagTTACTATAAATTCTTTAGGTAACTTTACATCTATATGCATtattaaatatagtttttatatatatatatatatatatatatatatatatatatatatatatattataaatgagcctattataaatattaaagtcAACCCACTAGTATATACCTTAAATAGGACTAGTCttgcataataa includes:
- the LOC124942232 gene encoding uncharacterized protein LOC124942232 → MDIPIPLQLHHHPLHHLNNPDSAESSPRSRPGDTWPDEPLPSIPGAKLRLMCSYGGHIIPRPHDKSLCYVGGDTRMVVIDRNSLLSSFSTRLSKTLINGRSFTLKYQLPNEDLDSLISVTTDEDLENMIEENDRINSSSSKPARLRLFLFPNKPETAISMGSLINDAKSENWFVDALNNAALSRGESESATMDCLVEIDDADIENQNVQSITTDASFDSSSSSPSVAYLKPIKVRIDQEQMMMVGIDDQLSNLNLEKKDEELVVLSANPPLPTQITTVTAAVSNDYVNRDNERLLDHRKPPLPLQLVQRKKGLASDVHHNLPSSDFSLTSPDSVASDSSITSAASFSKQNYNQDSSAPPQPQPPPHMINPTSPNESNHFEPPTNSQQQIVQQIIQQPQFIQQTPTHYIDHLGHPHPIMSLPPSNYYTMQPNNNQQPSQVYFLQPFNQSQNQNQPFNTYPISDSPSPNRPSTPAPNPSITVSPNVYIAAAPTVQPTPNQYQPQYLGLPQNYYLSQSVTAGSASGGSNYQGFDQYNAHSGLDDQQTAYHSPTMFTPQYHQTINPATAMLLAQANSVQVPNSDNKTS